The genomic stretch ACCGTGAGGGAAGTGGAAGACGGGAAGTACGAGATAGTTGCCGGGGAACGTAGGTTCCGGGCATCGAAAATGGCAGGGTTGGAAACTATTCCCGCTTATATTCGTAAGGTGGAAGAAGAATCCGTGCTTGAATTGGCATTGATTGAAAATATCCAGCGGGAGGATTTGAACGCTATCGAGATCGCGATTTCGTACGAGCGTTTGATTGACGAGTGTAACCTGACACAGGATGCGTTGAGCGAACGGGTAGGTAAAAAGCGAACGACGATTTCTAATTACTTGCGTTTGTTGAAGTTGCCGGCCCCGATACAGTTGGCAATCAAGGAACGGAAAATCAGTATGGGACATGCCCGTGCTATTATTAATATAGAAGATCCGGAAACCCAGTACATGGTTTTCGAGCAGATCATGAAATACGATTTCTCCGTGAGAAAAGTCGAGGAAATCGTTCGGGAGCTGATGAAACCAGAAGAGGAAAAAGAGAGAAAAGCCGAGAGGAAACGTCAACCTATCGAGGACTACATGGAGTTACAAACTCACTTGGCTCGTTATTTTGACACGAAGGTTG from Butyricimonas virosa encodes the following:
- a CDS encoding ParB/RepB/Spo0J family partition protein, coding for MAKKSALGKGLGALLSDAAEEAKPRGMASSALQEELKLSDIRPNPNQPRTVFDEEALQELASSIKAIGIVQPITVREVEDGKYEIVAGERRFRASKMAGLETIPAYIRKVEEESVLELALIENIQREDLNAIEIAISYERLIDECNLTQDALSERVGKKRTTISNYLRLLKLPAPIQLAIKERKISMGHARAIINIEDPETQYMVFEQIMKYDFSVRKVEEIVRELMKPEEEKERKAERKRQPIEDYMELQTHLARYFDTKVDLKRNEKGRGKIVISFKSDSDLERIVELLDKVDKK